A single region of the Rhizobium grahamii genome encodes:
- a CDS encoding ABC transporter permease yields the protein MDWFYNFPHMNDDALRGLKQSIDENFRAFTRAYGDGIESFFKPLQQFLIAAEKFMTQTPWPIITVLILVAAWFASRSLKIVLGCLLTLMIIGYFDMWQDTMRTISMIFVCTVLSVAIGLPIGILMSRSDRVQKIVSPVLDVMQTMPSFVYLIPVVMLLGIGRVPGLIAVVIYAIPPMIRLTDLGIRLVDKDVLEAADAFGTNRSQKLFKVQLPLALPTIMAGINQTIMMALAMVVIASMIGVQGLGQPVLKAIANQYFTLGIFNGLAIVGIAIMFDRVSQAYGKRLQAYRETVHG from the coding sequence ATGGACTGGTTTTACAATTTTCCTCACATGAACGACGACGCATTGCGCGGTCTGAAGCAATCGATCGACGAGAACTTCCGCGCCTTCACACGGGCCTACGGCGACGGGATCGAGAGCTTCTTCAAGCCGCTGCAGCAATTCCTTATTGCCGCCGAGAAATTCATGACACAGACGCCGTGGCCCATCATCACGGTCCTCATCCTGGTCGCTGCCTGGTTTGCCAGTCGAAGCCTGAAGATCGTCCTGGGCTGTCTTCTGACCCTCATGATCATCGGCTACTTCGACATGTGGCAGGATACGATGCGGACCATCTCGATGATCTTCGTCTGTACCGTGCTCTCGGTCGCTATCGGTCTTCCGATCGGAATCCTGATGTCGCGGTCTGACCGGGTTCAGAAAATTGTCAGCCCCGTGCTCGACGTCATGCAGACCATGCCGAGTTTCGTGTACCTTATTCCCGTTGTCATGCTGCTCGGGATCGGCCGCGTTCCAGGCCTCATCGCGGTCGTCATCTATGCAATCCCGCCGATGATCCGATTGACCGATCTCGGCATCCGCCTTGTCGACAAGGACGTTCTCGAAGCGGCCGACGCCTTCGGTACGAACCGGTCTCAGAAGCTCTTCAAGGTTCAGCTGCCTCTGGCGCTGCCGACGATCATGGCAGGCATCAACCAGACCATCATGATGGCATTGGCGATGGTGGTTATTGCTTCGATGATCGGGGTGCAGGGACTTGGCCAGCCGGTCCTGAAGGCGATCGCGAACCAGTACTTTACTCTGGGTATCTTCAACGGCCTTGCCATCGTCGGCATCGCCATCATGTTCGACCGAGTCAGCCAAGCCTATGGCAAGAGACTCCAGGCGTACCGGGAGACCGTCCATGGCTGA
- a CDS encoding electron transfer flavoprotein subunit beta/FixA family protein has protein sequence MKILVPVKRVVDYNVKIRVKADGTGVELANVKMSMNPFDEISVEEALRLKEAGKAEEVVVVSIGPAKAEETLRTALAMGADRAILVETDDAVEPLAVAKILKGVADVEQPGLIIVGKQAIDDDSNQTGQMLAALLGSAQATFASKIEIGDGKAQVTREVDGGLQTIEIKLPAVVTTDLRLNEPRYASLPNIMKAKKKPLDKKSPSDFGVSTSPRLKVLKTEEPSGRKAGVKVASVAELVDKLKSEAGVL, from the coding sequence ATGAAAATCCTCGTCCCCGTAAAGCGGGTTGTTGATTACAACGTGAAGATCCGCGTGAAGGCCGATGGCACAGGCGTTGAGCTCGCGAACGTCAAGATGTCGATGAACCCCTTCGACGAGATCTCCGTCGAGGAGGCCTTGCGCTTGAAGGAAGCCGGCAAGGCCGAGGAAGTGGTGGTCGTCTCGATCGGTCCTGCCAAGGCCGAAGAGACGCTGCGCACAGCACTCGCCATGGGTGCTGACCGTGCCATTCTCGTCGAGACCGACGATGCCGTCGAGCCGCTCGCCGTCGCCAAGATCCTCAAGGGTGTCGCCGACGTCGAACAGCCGGGCCTGATCATCGTCGGCAAGCAGGCGATCGATGACGACTCGAACCAGACCGGCCAGATGCTGGCAGCCCTGCTCGGCTCCGCCCAGGCCACCTTCGCCTCGAAGATCGAGATTGGCGATGGCAAGGCCCAGGTGACGCGCGAAGTCGATGGCGGCCTGCAGACCATCGAGATCAAGCTCCCGGCTGTGGTCACGACTGACCTGCGCCTCAACGAGCCACGCTATGCCTCGCTGCCGAACATCATGAAGGCGAAGAAGAAGCCGCTCGACAAGAAGAGCCCTTCCGACTTCGGCGTTTCCACGTCGCCGCGCCTCAAGGTGCTGAAGACAGAGGAACCATCAGGCCGCAAGGCAGGCGTCAAGGTCGCGTCGGTCGCCGAGCTCGTCGACAAGCTCAAGTCCGAAGCCGGCGTCCTCTAA
- a CDS encoding FAD-dependent oxidoreductase, with protein sequence MNCRISSLDGVTYEAVVIGAGAVGCAAARELAGRGFKTLLVDRGDIGAGTSSRSSRMLYSGVGYLAPPFPLWQLPFRPVTMLRRFLYSRNIMHCRAELFRDMPDRLTKHRFHYPFRKGDRYPHWLVEFGFRMMETLCSRKVPLAFRRLSPAAAAKESDMVASLGGPVSSVGVFEEYMYAWPERICVDTALDAERRGATIRTYAKVSSIQQRGDGWEITLEDQAPGASGQARITTKSIVNAAGPWVDRVPGGGKAEKKRVLGRKGVNVMVRLPDTWRGQGLEAFSSKGETFYVFPWGDYHFVGPTELVVEEDPDNVGVLDTEVDYILGEANLLFPELALTRGNVLHAWCGVRPMSTTDGETVSLPVRAIQDPRKPGLITITGSYIMMHRHAGRLAARLVEKRLGRRKAPPKGMLRADGESDIREIVLKEHVVRLVDLIRRRLAVGLDPSLGRDQAEELSHVAAAAAGWSEARRQEELRHFEEDTSRVYQRVSG encoded by the coding sequence ATGAACTGCCGAATATCGTCGCTGGATGGTGTGACTTACGAAGCCGTCGTCATCGGCGCGGGTGCGGTTGGATGCGCCGCGGCACGCGAGCTTGCCGGGCGAGGGTTCAAAACCCTGCTTGTCGACCGCGGCGATATTGGTGCGGGCACGTCTTCGCGCTCAAGCCGAATGCTCTACTCCGGCGTTGGCTACCTCGCGCCGCCCTTTCCCTTGTGGCAACTCCCGTTTCGACCAGTCACGATGCTGCGACGCTTTCTGTACTCGCGGAACATCATGCATTGCCGCGCGGAACTCTTCCGGGACATGCCGGATCGGCTGACCAAGCATCGCTTTCACTATCCGTTTCGCAAGGGAGACCGATATCCGCATTGGCTTGTGGAATTCGGGTTCAGGATGATGGAGACGCTCTGCAGTCGCAAAGTCCCTCTCGCATTTCGGCGATTGTCACCGGCCGCGGCTGCGAAGGAGAGCGACATGGTGGCGTCTCTTGGCGGTCCGGTGTCGAGCGTCGGCGTCTTTGAGGAATACATGTACGCATGGCCGGAAAGGATCTGCGTCGATACGGCGCTCGATGCCGAACGGCGAGGTGCCACCATTCGCACCTATGCGAAGGTAAGTTCGATCCAGCAACGCGGAGACGGCTGGGAAATCACCCTGGAAGATCAGGCACCGGGGGCAAGCGGACAGGCGCGCATCACCACAAAGTCGATCGTGAACGCGGCAGGCCCGTGGGTCGATAGAGTTCCCGGCGGCGGAAAGGCCGAAAAGAAGCGTGTGCTCGGCCGCAAGGGTGTCAATGTGATGGTCCGTTTGCCCGACACCTGGCGAGGGCAGGGTCTCGAAGCGTTTTCCAGCAAGGGCGAGACATTCTATGTTTTCCCTTGGGGCGATTACCACTTCGTTGGTCCGACCGAACTGGTAGTCGAGGAAGATCCGGATAATGTTGGGGTTCTGGACACGGAAGTTGACTATATTCTCGGCGAGGCGAACCTATTATTCCCCGAACTCGCTCTGACAAGGGGCAACGTACTGCATGCGTGGTGCGGTGTTAGGCCAATGTCCACCACGGACGGCGAGACGGTCAGCCTTCCGGTGCGTGCAATCCAAGACCCTCGGAAGCCGGGCCTCATCACGATCACCGGATCCTACATCATGATGCATCGGCATGCTGGGCGTCTCGCCGCAAGGCTGGTCGAGAAAAGGCTGGGCAGGCGCAAGGCTCCGCCAAAAGGAATGCTTCGAGCCGATGGCGAGTCCGATATCCGCGAAATCGTCCTGAAGGAGCATGTCGTCCGTCTCGTCGATCTCATTCGCAGGCGGTTGGCGGTTGGGCTTGATCCGTCGTTGGGGCGCGATCAGGCCGAGGAGCTTTCGCATGTCGCGGCTGCCGCCGCCGGTTGGTCGGAGGCTAGGCGGCAGGAGGAACTGCGCCATTTCGAGGAGGATACCTCTCGCGTTTACCAGCGGGTGAGCGGCTAG
- a CDS encoding pyrroline-5-carboxylate reductase family protein, which translates to MSGSIRIGIVGGAGWLGNAIARSLIRAGSVTEEDLILSFRSRQPDFHPKAHWTRDSQELADKSNVIILSVRPDDWHSLSIDVRGKLVISVMAGISAEAIAQRHNTRRVVRALPNAAAEIALSYTPWLASAQVTSLDRTIVRIIFDACGTQDEVTSERDIDYLTGLTGTGPAYPALLALAMLDDARSHGLSEDIALRAVNGLIIGAGGLLQARPEHPQKTLDAFFEYRGTTAAGLNAMKDRGFAAAVSDGLAAALEKTLVMGGQP; encoded by the coding sequence ATGAGCGGATCGATCAGGATAGGCATTGTTGGCGGGGCCGGTTGGCTCGGCAATGCAATCGCCCGCTCTCTGATCCGCGCCGGCTCGGTGACCGAGGAAGACCTGATCCTCTCGTTCCGCAGTCGCCAGCCCGATTTCCATCCCAAGGCACATTGGACACGCGACAGCCAGGAGCTCGCAGACAAGTCGAACGTCATCATATTGTCGGTTCGGCCAGACGATTGGCATTCACTATCCATCGATGTGCGCGGCAAACTGGTGATCTCCGTCATGGCGGGGATCTCGGCCGAGGCCATCGCTCAACGGCACAACACGCGCCGCGTCGTTCGCGCACTTCCGAATGCGGCCGCCGAAATCGCCCTCTCCTACACCCCCTGGCTTGCGTCAGCTCAGGTGACCAGCCTCGATCGAACGATCGTTCGGATCATCTTCGACGCATGCGGCACGCAGGACGAAGTTACGAGCGAGAGAGACATCGACTATCTCACCGGCTTGACCGGGACCGGCCCGGCGTATCCAGCGCTGCTAGCGCTGGCGATGCTCGATGACGCCCGGTCGCATGGGTTGAGCGAAGACATCGCCCTTCGTGCAGTCAATGGTCTGATCATCGGCGCCGGAGGTCTCCTTCAGGCAAGACCGGAACATCCGCAAAAGACCCTCGACGCATTTTTCGAATACCGAGGAACGACCGCCGCAGGCCTCAATGCGATGAAGGATCGAGGGTTTGCGGCAGCGGTGTCGGATGGTCTCGCTGCCGCGCTTGAAAAGACCCTCGTCATGGGAGGGCAACCCTGA
- a CDS encoding GFA family protein translates to MHIDGGCHCGFISYEADVDPEMVSICHCTDCQRLTGTAYRVTISAPREAFSITAGEPKLYEKLGDNGLKRLQYFCPNCGSPVYTTGENEDAEEVGIRLGTVNQRHEFHPRSQIWCSSELSWSQDISSLPKRPLD, encoded by the coding sequence ATGCACATCGATGGCGGGTGTCACTGCGGGTTCATCTCGTACGAGGCTGACGTCGATCCCGAGATGGTCTCAATCTGTCACTGCACGGATTGCCAGCGTCTGACGGGAACCGCATATCGAGTGACCATCAGCGCCCCACGAGAGGCGTTCTCGATCACCGCCGGCGAGCCGAAGCTCTACGAGAAGCTCGGCGACAACGGTCTCAAACGGCTACAGTATTTCTGCCCAAACTGTGGATCTCCGGTGTACACCACCGGCGAGAATGAGGATGCCGAGGAGGTTGGCATCCGGTTGGGAACAGTCAATCAGCGCCATGAATTTCATCCGAGGTCGCAGATCTGGTGTTCATCAGAGCTTTCCTGGTCCCAAGATATAAGTTCGCTCCCGAAACGACCACTCGACTAG
- the gfa gene encoding S-(hydroxymethyl)glutathione synthase codes for MSSINIHPVVDSGYRATDASFSGGTLVCNCASNPVKVKVNSDIAHNHACGCTKCWKPAGANFSVVAVAPTDKVEVLENGNKLAVVDPSALIQRHACKECGVHMYGPVEREHPFQGLSFLHPERFEGKGWAQPGFAAFVSSIIESGFDPSKMGEVRSKLKSSGLEPYDCLSPGLMDYIATWTAKKSGALPA; via the coding sequence ATGAGTAGTATCAATATCCACCCTGTCGTGGATTCTGGGTACCGTGCGACGGACGCGAGTTTTTCGGGCGGCACGCTCGTCTGCAATTGCGCGAGCAACCCGGTGAAGGTTAAGGTCAACAGCGATATCGCCCACAACCATGCATGCGGCTGCACCAAGTGCTGGAAGCCCGCCGGAGCGAACTTTTCGGTCGTCGCGGTAGCCCCGACGGACAAGGTCGAAGTCCTGGAAAACGGCAACAAGCTTGCCGTCGTCGATCCGTCCGCTCTTATCCAGCGCCATGCCTGCAAGGAATGCGGCGTCCATATGTATGGACCGGTCGAACGCGAGCACCCATTCCAGGGCCTGTCGTTTCTCCATCCCGAGCGCTTCGAAGGCAAAGGCTGGGCGCAGCCGGGCTTCGCAGCGTTCGTCTCGTCCATCATCGAAAGTGGCTTCGACCCGTCGAAAATGGGTGAGGTTCGTTCGAAACTGAAATCGTCCGGCCTTGAGCCCTACGATTGCCTGTCGCCCGGCCTGATGGACTACATCGCGACCTGGACCGCAAAGAAGAGCGGCGCTCTCCCCGCATGA
- a CDS encoding M24 family metallopeptidase has product MLRTEENSSPSSNASVFKDDRKQAYLNPEGADRPLTSPIPASTLDAARRYRLGRLRTKMKEWDCSALLLYDPVNIRYAFDCSNMSIWTMHNPSRYALILADGPAIMFEFEGSEHVNDGLPGIDEVRTSKSFLFFTAGNLVETRMKAWADEIADILKSHGGNRRIGVDRLEPAPAHELQSRGFTLLDGQELAERARSIKSPEEIELMRWTIRVCEAGMARMYEVSEPGRTEREIWAELHFENARSGGEWLETKLLTAGPRTNPWYQECSDYVIKRGEMISFDTDMIGPYGYCADLSRSWTCGHVVMNAKQRDLYWAAREQIEHNLSIIRPGMSFGEFNDKSWRIPEKYVPYRYTLAAHGTGMADEWPGILLHPDYDAEFAGAIEEGMVLNIESLIAEDGSESIKLETQALVTSKGAERLDTFPWEEI; this is encoded by the coding sequence ATGTTGCGTACCGAGGAAAACTCGTCGCCGTCATCGAACGCGTCCGTGTTCAAGGACGACCGGAAGCAGGCCTATCTGAACCCTGAGGGTGCTGATCGCCCCTTGACCAGCCCAATTCCTGCGTCAACCTTGGACGCCGCCAGACGCTATCGCCTTGGTCGTCTCCGCACGAAAATGAAGGAATGGGACTGTTCCGCGCTCCTCCTCTACGACCCCGTCAATATCCGATATGCGTTCGACTGTTCGAACATGAGCATATGGACGATGCACAACCCGTCGCGCTACGCACTGATCCTCGCCGACGGGCCAGCTATTATGTTCGAGTTCGAAGGGTCGGAGCACGTCAACGACGGGCTCCCCGGTATTGACGAAGTTCGAACGTCGAAGTCCTTTCTATTCTTCACCGCGGGAAACCTGGTCGAAACCCGGATGAAGGCCTGGGCCGATGAGATCGCGGATATCCTGAAGTCTCACGGTGGCAACCGACGGATCGGCGTCGACCGGTTGGAGCCGGCACCGGCCCACGAACTGCAAAGCCGCGGCTTCACCCTGCTCGACGGGCAGGAACTGGCGGAGCGCGCGCGCTCGATCAAGAGCCCGGAAGAAATCGAGCTCATGCGCTGGACGATCCGCGTTTGTGAAGCCGGGATGGCGCGGATGTACGAAGTCTCAGAGCCCGGACGAACCGAGCGGGAGATCTGGGCGGAACTCCACTTCGAGAATGCGCGCAGCGGCGGCGAGTGGCTGGAGACCAAGCTCCTGACGGCGGGCCCGCGCACCAATCCCTGGTACCAGGAATGCTCCGACTACGTCATCAAGCGCGGCGAGATGATCTCCTTCGACACCGACATGATCGGCCCCTACGGCTATTGTGCCGACCTCTCCCGGTCATGGACCTGCGGGCACGTTGTGATGAATGCCAAGCAGCGAGACCTCTATTGGGCGGCACGAGAGCAGATCGAGCATAATCTCTCGATCATCCGGCCGGGCATGTCCTTCGGCGAGTTCAACGACAAGAGCTGGCGCATCCCGGAGAAGTACGTTCCGTACCGCTACACCCTCGCTGCGCATGGCACCGGCATGGCGGACGAATGGCCGGGCATCCTTCTTCATCCTGATTACGATGCCGAATTCGCCGGCGCGATCGAGGAAGGAATGGTCCTCAATATCGAGAGCCTGATCGCCGAAGACGGCTCCGAGAGCATCAAACTCGAGACGCAGGCGCTGGTTACCTCGAAGGGTGCCGAGCGATTGGATACCTTCCCCTGGGAAGAAATCTGA
- a CDS encoding electron transfer flavoprotein subunit alpha/FixB family protein, giving the protein MAILLLADHDNNHLSDQTAKTLTAASKIGGDVHVLVSGKGAKAAAEQAAKLSGVSKVLVAEDASLANNLAEPLSALIVSLAAGYDTIIAAATSTGKNVLPRVAALLDVAQVSEIIEVVAADTFKRPIYAGNAIQTVQSTDAKKVITVRTASFAATSEGGSASVEAIPAVSDPGLSTFVKDALSASDRPELTSAKIIISGGRALVSAEKFQEVILPVADKLGAAVGASRAAVDAGYAPNDWQVGQTGKVVAPDLYIACGISGAIQHLAGMKDSKVIVAINKDEEAPIFQVADYGLVADLFDVLPELEKAM; this is encoded by the coding sequence ATGGCCATTCTTCTTCTGGCTGACCACGACAACAACCACCTTTCCGACCAGACCGCCAAGACACTGACGGCAGCTTCCAAGATCGGCGGCGACGTGCATGTGCTGGTATCAGGCAAGGGCGCCAAGGCGGCGGCCGAACAGGCAGCCAAGCTATCTGGCGTTTCCAAGGTGCTGGTTGCCGAGGATGCAAGCCTCGCCAACAATCTGGCCGAGCCGCTGTCTGCCCTGATCGTCTCGCTGGCTGCCGGCTATGACACGATCATTGCCGCTGCGACCTCGACCGGCAAGAACGTACTGCCACGCGTCGCAGCCCTACTCGATGTCGCCCAGGTTTCGGAAATCATCGAAGTTGTCGCGGCTGATACCTTCAAGCGCCCGATCTATGCCGGCAACGCCATCCAGACGGTACAGTCGACCGACGCCAAGAAGGTTATCACCGTGCGCACGGCCTCCTTTGCAGCAACATCAGAAGGCGGTTCCGCTTCCGTCGAGGCGATCCCGGCCGTTTCCGATCCGGGCCTCTCCACCTTCGTCAAGGACGCGTTGTCGGCTTCCGACCGTCCGGAACTGACGTCTGCGAAGATCATCATCTCAGGCGGTCGCGCGCTCGTTTCTGCCGAGAAGTTCCAGGAAGTCATCCTGCCGGTTGCCGACAAGCTCGGCGCCGCCGTTGGCGCAAGCCGTGCCGCTGTCGATGCCGGCTATGCGCCGAACGACTGGCAGGTCGGGCAAACTGGCAAGGTGGTTGCGCCCGATCTCTACATCGCCTGCGGCATCTCGGGCGCGATCCAGCATCTTGCCGGCATGAAAGACTCGAAGGTCATCGTCGCCATCAACAAGGACGAAGAGGCGCCGATCTTCCAGGTGGCCGACTACGGCCTCGTCGCCGATCTCTTCGATGTCCTGCCGGAACTCGAAAAGGCCATGTAG
- a CDS encoding NADH:flavin oxidoreductase → MSNDPLLQPYKLKHLTLRNRIIVTSHEPAYPEEGMPKERYRAYTVERAKGGVALTMTAGSAAVSRDSPPVFNNLLAYKDEIVPWIREMTDAVHEHGSAIMIQLTHLGRRTRWDKGDWLPVLAPSHHREASHRAFPKKIEDWDIERIIKDFADAAERMKAGGMDGVELEAYGHLIDQFASPLTNELDGPYGGSLENRMRFCLDVFKAMRERVGDDFILGIRYTADERLPGGTGKEEGIEISKRLRDSGLIDYLNVIRGHIDTDPGLTDVIPIQGMANSPHLDFAGEIRAATNFPTFHAAKIPDVATARHAIAAGKIDMVGMTRAHMTDPHIVRKIIEKREEDIRPCVGANYCLDRIYQGGMAFCIHNAATGREQTMPHIVKKAEVRKKVVIVGAGPAGLEAARVSAERGHDVVVFEAANNAGGQIRLTAQSERRREMISIIDWRMSQCEKLGVTFHFNTWAEAKVITAEKPDVVIIATGGLPHTDVLTKGNELVVSSWDIISGDVKPGTNVLVFDDAGDHAGLQAAEFLAKAGAKVEIMTPDRSFAPEVMAMNLVPYMRSLQKLDVTFTVTFRLESAEKSGNQIVAKVGSDYGGVAKERVVDQIVVNHGTIPLDELYFELKPLSRNLGETSYDQLLSGEPQSVTRNSDGQFQLFRIGDAVAARNTHAAIYDGLRIAKDL, encoded by the coding sequence ATGTCGAATGATCCCCTTCTTCAGCCGTACAAATTGAAGCACCTGACCCTCCGCAACCGTATCATCGTGACCTCTCACGAGCCCGCTTATCCGGAGGAAGGAATGCCGAAGGAGCGGTATCGCGCCTATACCGTCGAACGTGCGAAGGGTGGCGTTGCCCTCACTATGACCGCCGGCTCAGCCGCGGTTTCGCGGGACAGTCCGCCGGTCTTCAACAACCTGCTCGCCTATAAGGACGAGATAGTTCCGTGGATTAGAGAAATGACCGATGCCGTGCACGAGCACGGTTCGGCGATCATGATCCAGCTTACCCATCTTGGTCGTCGCACGCGCTGGGACAAGGGCGACTGGCTGCCGGTTCTCGCACCGTCGCATCATCGTGAAGCCTCGCATAGGGCGTTTCCGAAGAAGATCGAAGACTGGGATATCGAGCGCATCATCAAGGATTTCGCCGACGCGGCCGAACGCATGAAGGCGGGGGGCATGGATGGCGTCGAGCTTGAGGCCTACGGCCATTTGATCGACCAGTTTGCCTCTCCGCTCACCAATGAACTTGACGGGCCATATGGCGGCTCGCTCGAGAACCGCATGCGTTTCTGTCTTGATGTCTTCAAGGCGATGCGAGAGCGGGTCGGCGACGACTTCATTCTCGGCATTCGCTATACTGCGGACGAGCGCCTTCCTGGTGGCACGGGCAAGGAAGAGGGGATCGAGATTTCGAAGAGGCTGCGCGACAGCGGCTTGATCGATTATCTCAATGTGATCCGCGGTCATATCGACACCGACCCCGGCCTGACCGACGTCATCCCGATCCAGGGCATGGCGAACTCTCCCCATCTCGATTTTGCCGGTGAGATCCGTGCGGCGACGAACTTCCCGACCTTCCACGCGGCCAAGATCCCGGATGTGGCAACGGCGCGTCACGCGATCGCTGCAGGCAAGATCGACATGGTCGGCATGACCCGCGCTCACATGACCGATCCGCATATCGTGCGGAAGATCATCGAGAAGCGCGAAGAGGATATCCGTCCTTGCGTCGGCGCCAACTACTGTCTTGACCGCATCTACCAGGGCGGCATGGCATTCTGTATTCACAACGCGGCGACCGGCCGCGAGCAGACAATGCCGCACATCGTAAAGAAGGCCGAGGTCCGCAAGAAGGTCGTTATCGTTGGCGCGGGCCCGGCTGGTCTTGAGGCTGCGCGCGTATCGGCTGAGCGTGGCCATGACGTGGTCGTTTTCGAAGCGGCGAACAACGCGGGCGGTCAAATTCGCCTCACGGCGCAGAGTGAACGCCGCCGTGAAATGATCAGCATCATCGACTGGCGAATGAGCCAGTGCGAAAAATTGGGCGTCACCTTCCACTTTAACACCTGGGCGGAAGCTAAAGTGATCACGGCTGAAAAGCCCGATGTCGTCATCATTGCCACCGGCGGGTTGCCTCATACCGATGTCCTGACGAAGGGCAACGAGCTTGTGGTCTCCTCCTGGGACATCATCTCCGGGGACGTAAAGCCAGGCACCAATGTGCTCGTTTTCGACGATGCGGGCGATCATGCCGGCCTGCAGGCGGCCGAGTTCCTCGCGAAGGCTGGCGCCAAGGTCGAAATCATGACGCCGGATCGGTCTTTCGCTCCCGAAGTCATGGCGATGAACCTCGTACCTTACATGCGCTCGCTGCAGAAGTTGGACGTCACCTTCACGGTCACGTTCCGGTTGGAGTCGGCCGAGAAGAGTGGCAACCAGATCGTCGCGAAAGTCGGAAGCGACTACGGCGGCGTTGCGAAGGAGCGCGTCGTCGATCAAATCGTCGTCAATCACGGCACGATCCCGCTCGACGAGCTCTACTTCGAGCTCAAGCCGCTTTCCCGAAATCTCGGCGAGACCTCATACGACCAGCTTCTGTCTGGCGAACCGCAGTCGGTGACGCGCAACAGCGATGGGCAGTTCCAGCTCTTCCGGATCGGTGACGCTGTCGCTGCGCGCAACACGCATGCCGCGATCTACGACGGCCTGCGCATAGCAAAGGATCTCTAA
- a CDS encoding FAD-binding oxidoreductase, with translation MGIEFQQLTRADTAIWDPEQDETLVCLDVHQETHDVKSFTFASPEGKRFNFDAGQYFLFDFPTGSDGEARCYSISSSPHRRNAFTVTVKRVPGGKVSNWLHDNMTPGMTVKGQGPLGHFIRPKGEKRKLLLISGGSGITPVMSITRDLADQYEATDIVFLHAARTPSDLIFRQELASLATRMKGLRLQFLPETVVGEQSWPGLTGRISPEFVKLAVPDIAERIVMCCGPAPFMAAARSISAALGVPPSDYIEESFDAAVIDQPGLDVEAQPVGKIYQVEFSKQKKTLDVSADHTVLAAAKKGSVRLPSSCSNGVCGTCKSKLVSGSVEMNHNGGIRQREIDAGMFLPCCSKPLSDLVIDR, from the coding sequence ATGGGTATTGAATTTCAACAACTGACGCGGGCTGACACCGCGATCTGGGATCCCGAACAGGACGAAACGCTCGTCTGTCTTGATGTCCACCAGGAAACGCACGACGTGAAGAGCTTCACGTTCGCATCTCCTGAAGGCAAGCGGTTCAACTTCGACGCTGGGCAGTACTTCCTGTTCGACTTCCCGACAGGTTCGGACGGAGAAGCCCGCTGCTACAGCATCTCGTCCTCGCCGCACCGTCGGAACGCGTTCACGGTAACCGTCAAGCGCGTACCCGGAGGCAAGGTCTCGAACTGGCTGCACGACAACATGACACCCGGCATGACGGTCAAAGGCCAGGGACCGCTCGGTCACTTCATCCGTCCGAAAGGCGAAAAGAGGAAGCTCCTGCTGATTTCGGGGGGCTCGGGCATCACACCCGTCATGTCGATCACGCGTGATCTTGCGGATCAGTACGAGGCCACCGACATCGTCTTCCTGCATGCGGCGCGAACGCCGTCCGACCTGATTTTCCGGCAGGAGCTTGCAAGTCTTGCCACGCGAATGAAGGGACTGCGCCTGCAGTTCCTGCCGGAGACCGTCGTCGGTGAACAGTCCTGGCCCGGTCTGACGGGCCGGATCTCCCCCGAGTTCGTCAAACTGGCCGTGCCCGACATTGCCGAGCGCATCGTTATGTGTTGCGGTCCCGCGCCGTTCATGGCGGCCGCTCGCTCGATCTCGGCAGCTCTAGGCGTCCCGCCGTCCGATTATATAGAGGAGAGCTTCGACGCGGCCGTGATTGACCAACCGGGCCTCGACGTAGAGGCGCAACCTGTCGGCAAGATCTACCAGGTCGAATTTTCTAAGCAGAAGAAGACGCTGGACGTGTCTGCGGATCATACGGTGCTTGCGGCTGCGAAGAAGGGAAGCGTACGGCTTCCTTCGTCCTGTTCGAACGGTGTCTGCGGCACATGCAAGTCCAAGCTCGTCTCGGGCTCCGTGGAAATGAACCACAACGGCGGCATCAGGCAGCGCGAAATCGATGCCGGAATGTTCCTGCCGTGCTGTTCGAAGCCGCTTAGCGATCTCGTCATCGATCGTTGA